In one window of Macrobrachium rosenbergii isolate ZJJX-2024 chromosome 11, ASM4041242v1, whole genome shotgun sequence DNA:
- the LOC136843386 gene encoding lysosomal-associated transmembrane protein 5-like, which produces MVWEPRGCCCFDLRTGSLILGSLVLAFSVLGLILSINTVVNVDVDLEISKVCADEKVNEAVEDCHSLLKNIVIGFIASRFIIDIVVTILSSLLIHGIRKNMTRLLIPFMGMQVLAISVLMLLALGLLGICAVVGLWKGFFIVLVVFGSIIFLETYFLLVIRAFYYEMRRAKAHVHIALKDEGGFAESQKYYEAKPGHY; this is translated from the exons ATGGTGTGGGAGCCCAGAGGATGTTGCTGTTTCGACCTTCGAACAGGGAGTCTTATTCTAGGATCCTTAGTTCTG GCTTTCAGCGTCCTTGGTCTAATACTCAGCATCAACACAGTGGTCAACGTAGATGTGGACCTCGAGATCAGTAAAGTGTGCGCGGATGAGAAAGTGAACGAGGCCGTCGAGGACTGTCATTCGTTACTCAAGAACATCG TGATCGGCTTCATCGCCTCTCGGTTCATCATTGACATTGTCGTCACCATTCTGAGCAGTCTCCTTATTCATGGCATCAGAAAG AACATGACCCGACTCCTGATTCCCTTCATGGGCATGCAAGTGCTTGCAATCAGTGTATTGATGTTGCTTGCTCTTGGATTGCTGGGAATCTGCGCTGTTGTCGGTTTATGGAAAGGATTCTTTATTGTCCTCGTCGTCTTTGGGTCAATTATCTTCCTGGAAACTTACTTCCTGCTAGTGATCAGAGCTTTCTATTACGAG ATGCGGCGAGCCAAGGCACACGTTCACATTGCTCTCAAGGACGAGGGTGGCTTCGCAGAAAGTCAGAAGTATTACGAAGCCAAACCGGGCCACTACTAG